The DNA sequence GGTTTTGGTAACAATGATACAAATGGGACATTCTTTGCCTTCCATCTACCAGATAATGTTGCAGGCATGATTGAACTCGACATAGAGAATGGTTGTTCTATACCACTTCCCTCTACATCAACGTCCCTCAACGATTTTATATTCCCCAAGTCCTTAGGCAAATAATAAAGTTTTGAACACCCAGAGAGAGCAAGACCGGTAAGGTATTCCAATTTACAGATACTGTTCGGAAGACAGACAAGGCTTTTGCAGTTTTTCATAGTTAATAACACGAGCCCCTTAAGACGTTCAATTGATGGGGACAGCTTTTTGATAGGTGTTCCATCCAAATGAAGCTCTCTTAATCCTTCCATATCTTCTGCAATCACTGGAAACCTTTTAAGCTTTGAACAACTAGAGAGAGTAACATATCTGAGGGACTTTAGTTGACAaatgctgcttggaagactTTTAAGTTTTGTGCAATCATTCAGGTTCAAAGTAACAAGCCCCATAAGAATACTAATCGATGAGGGAAGTTCTTCAATTGCTGTCCGATCTAGATAAAGCTCTGATAGCTCCTGCATACTTCCTGAAATCTCTGGAAACTTATCAAGATTTGAGCAGCCAGAAAGAATAAGGGTTTTAAGAGATTTCATGTGAATTCTTCTTGAAAGAACCTGAAGTTCTTTGCACTCTTTTAGACTCAGAAAAACAAGGTTGGTAAGATCTGAAACCGATGGGTGAACTTCAGTTAAACTTGAACAACCTTTAAGATTTAGAATCTCAAGATTTTTTGCTTCAGTGACATCCGGGATTTTGTTAAGGTATTGAGAATAACTTAAATCGATGAATTCCAACCTTTCCAGACGATGCAACAACAACCAGGAAAACATCCAATAAATAATAAGGCATCTGACAACTTAACCATTCAAAAGAAACATATGAAAAATGAATATTGTACCTTGCTTCCTTCCCAAAGTTGTTCAATCTGACTATAGGGCATTTCAAGATCAATAAGATTCTTGGGGTGGAAATTGGATGGCAAGGACTTTAAGGGGCACCCATGCCAGCATAGACACCTCAACTCATGAGAGAGAAATTTTAAATCCCCACTCATATTTTGTTTACAGTCATCATTTGGATGGGATCGGTCCTCCCATGATGCGTTTACCATGGATCGGCTGCAATGGATCTTGAGAAGTCTTAGTTTTGTCATTCTAACAAAAGCTTCAGCTTCGAAGTATACCTCTTCTGAGTTGGCCAAGTCGAGGATTATGCCTTCAACTGCTTTTGTAGCCTAGATAACCAAACAGTAGAAATTCAATGTGTGAAAATatccaaatttgatttttgtcaTACTTCCGCTTTCTACTCAATATTACATGCTTAAAAGAAAGAGGTAATGAATATATCTCACCATATTTTGCGTTAATGCACGATGAACATCTTCATAAATCCATAACCTGCTTCGTCCTCCAGGATCTTTATCAGATTCTTGGCGGACTATTTCCCACCCCATTTCTTGCAGTAAATCATGCATCTCAAGCGTATCGTAATCTGATATAGTGATGAGAGTTCTGTTAACTAGCACTCCTAATCCACTATGGGGATAAAAGCCACAACTATCAAGAATTTTAGTTACATAGTCTTTCTCCATCCCTTTAAAGAAACATGCAATATCTAGAAATATGTCCTTCTCTGATTCATCTAACCCACCAAAGCTCTTTCTAAGAACATCCTGAATTCCCATGAGCtgggttttctttgttttcttcaacACATCTTCCCACTCCCATACACTTCTGTTATCAAGCAAAGCTCCCAAGACTTTAAGCGCTAAAGGCACACCATGAGCATGTTGTATGGCAAGCCTCAAGAGATGATCATAATCTCTTGTGGGTTGGTTGGTTTTGAAGGCATACAGACTGAAGAGTTCAAGAGCTTCTGGCTCACTTAAGTTCTTGGGCTTATATACAGCATCAGCTCCACTTAGTAATTGCATATCTCTTGTTGTTATAATGATTCTACTTCCACCACCAAATGAAGGCTGCTTTCCAAGTAAGGCTTCGATTTGGGATAATTTGTCAACgtcatcaagaacaatgaaaaCTTTTTTCCTTCGTAGCCCTTTCATTATCATTTTGGAACCTCGATCCAACGTGCCAAAACTCCGCACCTTTTCCTTCAATATTCTAGAAAGAAGCACTTCCTGCATATGTACTGCACCATTATTCGAGAAGCCTTCCTTAACATTTTCGAGAAAGCAGCAAGCTTCAAATTGACAAGCGATTTCATCATAAACAGCACGAGCGATGGTGGTTTTGCCTATACCTCCCAAACCCCATATTCCAACAGCAAAAACATTACTCGCCCCAGGACGTAATAGTAACTTCATTTCATCTATGTGGTAATCCATTCCAACCAAGCCATGTTGGGGTTTAAAAATGCTTCACTACTTGGAGAGGTTTATcttacaaagaaaaatgtaacgCAACGGAATtgataggcaagagaaagaaagaattctcaaagtattacacaaggtttttatttactcacaaacttagtacaaaaggaaacactcaaacactcttagaagctttgttgcttcttcttacttcttacttgacactctcacttcttgctacttgctctcttggttgttccaaatggtgtggatgccttctccttttataggcatggatggaaccttggagaagcatgaaaacatcatgctagagatatctagataattccactaccttcctaagctagaattatctatactaatcttgtatgttggtggaatcctcaccattcttctagactcttccaccaacttgaactttgctagaattctctagcatgtgcatggatctttctttgtgtatgggccggatcaattatctttgggccaagacaagattacaattcaacaAGCCATCGGCTTTgcttgatgagatatggatcaATTTGCTAAAGACATCCTCTACAATATCTTCAATAAGATTGGCATCATCCCTGTGAAGTTTTAGAACCAGCATCACGAAAGAGTCAAAGCAAAGTTAAGTTTTATAACAAGCCcaaaatagaaaactaaaaCTGAACAATTAGAAGGGCAATACTTGTTGTGACTAAAACCCCGGATTTGTACAgtaaaaatatgttaattttcTTGATCATAAATACGCAAAAACTAATCAAATTGGTGAACGCTTAGCCATCTATATGTAAGGAAGTTAGTTGTGATCAAAACCGTGGATTTATACAGTAAAAATACATTAATAGCAAATGCATGcgaacaaattaaacttataattTTTTGAATCCCAACCGGATAAATCGGTGGCTCTAGCAAGAGCGGACCTCCAGCTATGCACCTCCTTCACATCAACGTTAGAATGGCTTTCATGTTTAGCAAAAGCTTCTGCAAAACTTCCCTCGAGTTTACGAATATCGGATGGATCCACTTCGTAGAAAACAGACACCACTATCTGCTTTTGTGTATCCATGCATTCCAGTATCTGGACGAGTTCTTTCAAGCACCACGTCGAAGAAGCGTAGTTTTCGGAAAAAAACTACAATCGATAGCCTCGAGTCGGCAATAGCTGTAAGGAGCTCCGAAAGGTCGTTGCCTTTTCGAAGCTCTTCGCCATCAATGAAGGTGTTGATTGCTTTCTGATTCAGAGCTTTGTAGAGATGGCCGATGAAGATCTTGCGAGTGTCTTCCCTCTAAAATTCAGGAATACATCATATTTCCAACTACTGTCCGATGAAGacgaagaacaagaagaagcagCCGCCATGAACATCCGATGAAAGTGAAATACCTGGTCTTCAGAAATTGTTTGAATTGGAGGGATGCTGAGATTGCAGGTCAACGCCCTCCCTCACTCCCTCCCTCCGTTGTCGGCAAAGCGATTCAGATTGGACTTGGTTGAATGGGCTAAAGTGCGCACTGGTGTCATTTGGAAACATGTAAGGCCCAAAGCCCGTGTGCACTTACCATCCAATGGTAATTTTCTCCTCTTTCCTAGAGCTCATGATTTCAGACGTGACACGTTAACAAGAGCATTTCTGACGTAGAACAAATGACTGAATGAATCGAGGAGGAGATGAACTGTCAAAAGACAAAAGGATGCAGTGTGAATTTGTCTATTTGGCATCCAAGCTCCGAATTAGACACTTAGTACCTTTTAGGAAAAAGAACGACGCCACGAGTCAAACTCATGAATTTTGGCCATTTGGAATTGTTTCAGCCTCCAAAATACAATTTtaagtttataataaaaattcagactttttgtttgttgttcaaTTTATGCCAACAGATGTACTATATTTATTTAAGCCATTTGGCTGTTCATTTGTAAGCATCAAGTTaatcaattaaacaaaacaacCTTTGGGTTTTCAACCAAAATCTGGTGGACTCAAAAATTGTATTCTTCGAGGGCTTACGTGTGTATCTCTCGTGCTTCGTCCTGCGTCACTTCCATAGGTTATTGCAACTCTACAAAGCTTCTTGCCTGATCTCTTATATTCTAAAATCAATTGGGAATTGAGAAATTATGAATAGTTCTACATTTCAACGCAcgttgttgttttgattttgttctgAGGTTGAGGAAGGAGGCTAACTATTGAGGTGTGCACCTTCATCATACAGGGTTGAATCCGCAGCTGTTGAGGCGTCTTGCAGAGGCTTACGCGTGTTGTCATGAAAGGCAGACTTTATTGCAGGCGGACTCCAACTGAGTCCCAAGAAATGCTAGAGTTGCAGAGGTTCTTGGGCCAGTTAAACATAATGCTAGAGTAACAGTTGTGCGAAGTGTCAAAAGCAGGAACAAGTTGGCAATCTGCCACAACTTCCCTTTCCACTTGCAAGCTGTTTTGCCAAGATCATGCCTACTAGCTCCCACCTGTCCCTTCTGCACTCCCGAACTCATCCCACGGTAACAAATCAGTCTCCCTGGCAACAACACGGCAATTCAAAGTTGCTTGCAAAACAAGGAAGTTGGATCAGGGCTTGGTGAATTGCTACCAGTATACACATACCGGTATATTTTGCTTATTTATTGACGGCATCATTCTTCCTCTGTAGAGTGAAACCTGCCACTGACTGAAAATTCGAAATACTGCTTTTATCAATTGAGTAGAcataaagaaaaacacaaaaagcaatATAAAGAAACAGAACACATCTGAAATATTGATTGGCAACTCTTACCTGTGATTTTGCCAAGAACACGAAGTTCCACTTCAGAGTTTTCATGATGATGTTTGGGGCTGCAACATGCTTCGGTTTTGCATTTCCTCACGATTGGCATATATAGAAGTGAAACTCCGCATTCTTAGGTGATGCAGCTGTGTTTGGCAAAATCATACCTACtcatcctcctcttcctcctccatcTTTCACCACCAGTCCCTTCTGCACGTTAGGTTTATTCACTGTCACAAATCACAATATCCCCAGAAACAAAGCGTGCATCCAAAGTTTCCTCCGAGTTCAAGGAGCTGGGATCAGTGCTTGTTGACTTGCTACCGCTAAACACCATAGTCTATAGAGAACACATTGCCTCCATCAGACAAAGCTTATGAACCACTGACAGATATCAGAGCTGAAGCATCCACCAAGCCGgcaaatttgaataaatttgaaaaatagatTGATACAGGAATTAGAAGTTATCCTTCTGTTTTAAAACATAAGTGTTGAATAACatgatatttatataaaatgtaatgAAATCTCTCTGCATTGTACCTTCTATCAAAAGCGTCGCTCATTTCTGTATATTAACCGGTTGAGAACCTTTGaagttatacttgatgaaagctCTGGTATTGATTTCAGTCTCTTGCAAGCTTCCAGTTTGAGAGTTGTTAAACAAAGAAGTCAATTCATTGTCGCAGGTAAGCTCTCAATAAGGTTTCtgcaaaattttaatattttcaaggAAGATATATGGCTAATACAATCCGATACCTCCAACAGTCACTTAAACCAAGAATTTCAGGTCAGAGTGACAATAATTTTTCACAGCAGAAGTAGGAACCTTTTATTGTCGGCGTCAAAAGCGTTCCTACATATCTTTGAAGCTTATATGAGGGtaaggtgaaacaaaaaggcaGAAAGTTGTTCGATGTCATTATATTTCATGCTAAGATGAACAAAATTATGTGGGTTAAAACTGGGCGGCAAAGACTCTAGAGGACATCTACGCCATAGAAGACACCTTATTTCAAGAGAGAAATTTTATACAGAAAAAAAAGGAGCACAACCACACAACCAGTTACAAACTAAATTCCCTACCGCATCCACACTCATACAATCAAAGATACAAGCATTATGCGCCAAAACAATTGTAATAGTACGATCATAGAAATAAGATCCCTACCGCATCCATACTCATACAATCAAAGATACAAGCATTACGCGCCAAAACAATTGTAATAGTACGATCATAGAAATAAGATCTGTCCACATTAGGAAGTTCACCTCCCTAAATACATGCTTTCGGGGGATATTCTAGTGAGTGGCCTAGCCAGTCGATGAATGTCCTCAATAACAGCACCTAATTGACACTCTCTACTGTTTTACAGAAATTTGTTTATTCAAAAGCAATAAAACCCACAATATATCCCTCAACGTAATTATGCTTTGgtgttgaaagttgaaactatTTCCAAAACTGTTCTTGTTCATCCATGTAATTTATACTCGGTGAAAAGCTCTGGTATTTGATTACAGTCTCATTCAAGCTCTCAATTCAAGATCCGTTCGAAGCCACGGCAGGCTCTCCAAGTATGTTGTACAATGGCCTCAATAAGCTCGGCATCATCCCTGTGCAATATGAAAAATAGTATGCTTAGATTGAAAAGGTCaaaattagaacctaaaaatattAAGATTTTGTAAAGAAAAATTACTTGAAATTATTGCGTACAAATCCAGGATAATTGGCGGCTCTAGCTAGAGCGTAGCGCCAAAGCGTCACCTTTTCCTTATTGTATCTGTAACGTTCCATGTGTCTATCAAAAGCCCCAAAGTGCCCTTTGACTTTACGAACATCAGATGGATCTACTCCATAGAAAACGGGAAACACAATCTGATTGTTTGTGTCTGCACATTCCAGGATTGCGACCAACTCGTCTAAGCACCAACGGGAATAAGCATATTTTTCGGAAAAAATTACAATCGAAATTTTTGACTGTTGAATAACTTTGAAAAGACTGCTGAATTCATCGCCTTTAATATCCGCTGAAACATCTCTAAAGGTGCTGAGTACATTCTGATGCAGAGCTTTGGAGAGATGGGCGGCAAAACCCTTGCGAGTGTCTTCACCTCTAAAAGAGACGAAAACTTTGCTGAATTGGAGTAACTGATTAAAAATATCTTGCACAACTCCCTCAATAAACTTGGCATCATCCCTGTGGAATTTGAAAAGCAGTATTGCACAATTTCCTTAAGCCGTAATGCCATATATATTCTAGTAAAACACGTACACAAAATATTGTGACACCGATTTAACAGATCAAATGGTATGAAAAGCTCAAAGAAAGAAAGTAGCTAAATAAAATTACCTATAATCTCGTGAAGCCCAACCGGAAAAATTGGCGGCTTTAGTTAGAGCGGACCTCCAGCTCTGCACCTCATCGATGTTGGCGTTAGGGTCGTGATCATGTTGAGCAAAAGCTTTCGCAAAACTTCCAGCGAGTTTACGAAGATCAGACGGATCTATTTGATAGAAAATGGGCACCACTATATGCTTCTTTGTATCCACACGATCTAGGATATGTACAAGTTGTTTTAAGCACCGCGTGGAAGAAGCATAGTTTTTAGAAAAAACTACAATCGAGAGCCTTGACTCTTGGATAGTTGTCGGGAGCTCCGGATCGTCACCATCAATGAAGGTGTATATTGATTTCTGAACCAGCGCTTTGTAAAGATGGCCGATAAAGATCTTGCGAGTGTCTTCGCGTCTAAAATTGATGAACACATCATATCGACCACCGGATGATACAGAACAAGCAGCCATTAACAAGCACAATATTAGTACCCCTATAAAAGGACCGCTGGATAACAACTGAAATACTGGATTGATTAGTACCCTATAAAAGGACTGCTGGATATTGGTCCGATCGATAGGAAGATGACTGGTCTCGGTCAAAAGCGTGTAGGTGTGGACATGAAATATCAATAAAATCCAAGTCAGGCCAGGCCAAACaatatacttaaaaaataaaacatcttGAATTTTGGTACAAAAAATAGGAAAAGGACTCTTGCCGGATCATTTTTCTGGAGATCATAGGGATTTTGTGATCTTattcgttcatcatatatcgtacgGTCAATTTGTGTTaaatactattcatatttaattttaaattttaaaatgatttctaatcgtacgatgtacgatgaacgaatgagATCACGAGATTCCTAAGATCCCTTGGAAAAAGATCttgcgaggatccttttcccaaaaaataaacctTCAAGTTACATTTTACTACCACGGTGGAAAGAAGTTGAAGACATAAGTTCAATCCCGATTAATGACTAAATCAAACATCTAaacaaaaaacgaaaaagaaatgcTTTATGTGTGTTCTCATGTCTTCTTCTAGTAATGTATCAGGGAAATTCAATGGCAACGAAGTAGCacgttattatttttttctttttataatttttttaatttgcaaaatgAGGAAAAAATTACAAATGGCTTCATTTGTTATCACCATCTTCTTCCGGGTTAGTCCTGGACTAAAATATGCCTACACATTTCGTGtctctaaatattttttatttttgtttttaaaatgggaaggagagatggagagagatAACATGAGATTGGGAGTGggaagagaattttttttttaatattagataTATGTAAAAATCACATATAGGTGAGGGTTAaataaaaatagcaaaattggattttgtgaaattacattattatacataattttttttgtgatataAAACTAAAGAGTCTTTTCATCatcttttaattgaaaaataaagttttgttaaTATGTAGTTTCGACATAACTTCAGTTTGTGCTAATATTCCAACTTTGGAGGTCCAAGAATGTGCGAAGACATTGATTTAGCTCGGATTGATCTGCAACCAGGCTTGTATCTCATCAGAATCGTCCTCTATCTCAACAGAATCATTATCAAACATGACCCATCTGCGGTATGGTAAAACGGGAAAGCTCTCTCGAAATATGTTGTACAATGTCCTCAATAAGCTTGGCATCATCCCTACGGAAGATGAAAAACAGTATTGGTAGGAGAATGTATACTGACAActcaaattaaactaaatgttATGTAAAGCTCAAACCCTTAATAGGTTAAAAGAAACTACGAATATAATTAGTAAACAAAAATTACTCATAATTTCGTGAATCCCAGCGAGGTAGAGTTAAATTGGTGGCTCTTGTTAGGGCCGACATCCAGCTCTGCACCTCTTCCTTCTCCACCTTAGAATCGCGATCGTGTTTAGTAAAAGCTTCCGGCTTACAAACTTGAGATGGATCAACTTCGTAGAAAACGGGGATCACTATCTGATTTTGTTCATCCATGCATTTGAGGATCTGCACGAGTTCTTTTAAGCACCATGTGGAAGAAGCGTAGTCTTCAGAAAAAACAACAATCGAAACTCGCGACTGTTTAATACATTTCAGGAGCTCCGAAAGGCTGTTGCCTTTTCTAAGCTCTTCATCATCCATGAAGGTGTTGATTCGTTTTTGATACAGAGCTTTGTAGAGATGGCTGGAAAAACTCTTGCGAGTGTCTTCACCTCTAAAATTGAGAAAAACATCATATTTCCAACCACCCTCAAACGATGACAAGCCGATCAATTTGTTAAAAACAAATTGTACGATTTCCTCAATCAGCTCGGCATCATCCCTGTAGAtgtgaaattttaaaaacagtACTGCACAATTTCCTCAAGTAGTAATGTCATATAAATATTTGTGTACGCATGTCTGTATGTACATTGTACGGTCTCTTTCTATTGAGGGATCTCTTATTCagtacatattttttttcaacaatctAAACCATCTATATTGTAATATTACATCTTTCATAATCATTTTTGCTACAAATTAGATTAATCCGACCCCCTTAATGCTCTTCCAAAAAACACTAAAGTGATCACTATAATTCAACAGTCATATgatttttttgcaaaaattaTCATTGAGTAAGACCTAGAAGGTATATAAAAGGTTTGGACATATACATATACTATGCGTATGATAAGATGTGgaatatttaatcaaaattaCCTATAATCTTGTATATTCCAGCCAAAACGATCGGTTGCAGCAGCTAGAGCTCCCCTCCAAGTGCGCACTTCCTCCTGTTCCATTTCGCAGTCATATCTTGCAAAAGCTGCACAAAAAGCTCCCCTGGCTTTACGAACATCAGACGGATCTACTCCATGGAAAACGGGCACCAACACCTGGCCAGTCATCTTCACTTGTTCCACCATTTGAACCAGTTCTCTGAGGCACCACCTGGAAGAAGCGTAGTTTTTAGAAAAAACTACAATCGAAAGCCTCGA is a window from the Pyrus communis chromosome 16, drPyrComm1.1, whole genome shotgun sequence genome containing:
- the LOC137721136 gene encoding disease resistance protein RPV1-like translates to MKLLLRPGASNVFAVGIWGLGGIGKTTIARAVYDEIACQFEACCFLENVKEGFSNNGAVHMQEVLLSRILKEKVRSFGTLDRGSKMIMKGLRRKKVFIVLDDVDKLSQIEALLGKQPSFGGGSRIIITTRDMQLLSGADAVYKPKNLSEPEALELFSLYAFKTNQPTRDYDHLLRLAIQHAHGVPLALKVLGALLDNRSVWEWEDVLKKTKKTQLMGIQDVLRKSFGGLDESEKDIFLDIACFFKGMEKDYVTKILDSCGFYPHSGLGVLVNRTLITISDYDTLEMHDLLQEMGWEIVRQESDKDPGGRSRLWIYEDVHRALTQNMATKAVEGIILDLANSEEVYFEAEAFVRMTKLRLLKIHCSRSMVNASWEDRSHPNDDCKQNMSGDLKFLSHELRLEFIDLSYSQYLNKIPDVTEAKNLEILNLKGCSSLTEVHPSVSDLTNLVFLSLKECKELQVLSRRIHMKSLKTLILSGCSNLDKFPEISGSMQELSELYLDRTAIEELPSSISILMGLVTLNLNDCTKLKSLPSSICQLKSLRYVTLSSCSKLKRFPVIAEDMEGLRELHLDGTPIKKLSPSIERLKGLVLLTMKNCKSLVCLPNSICKLEYLTGLALSGCSKLYYLPKDLGNIKSLRDVDVEGSGIEQPFSMSSSIMPATLSGRWKAKNVPFVSLLPKPSAHRHYENLVWLDLSDSKLIELPDSVTNLIHLITLVLCRNNFERLPATMDRLRRLKNFNLEACRRLISIPQLSSNITKIDAHDCTTLETVSTPNPHYMNLYFIFSNCLRLGNHLRQFSFNMSLPGSDIPDWFSQQCTGSSVTARLQLNLFHNKLLGFAICAVSNFKSAHYCASNLSVQCFCTFKGNHHEYSSNIYMLDWDFKTDRFLESDHMFLGYVPVE
- the LOC137720130 gene encoding TMV resistance protein N-like, with product MAACSVSSGGRYDVFINFRREDTRKIFIGHLYKALVQKSIYTFIDGDDPELPTTIQESRLSIVVFSKNYASSTRCLKQLVHILDRVDTKKHIVVPIFYQIDPSDLRKLAGSFAKAFAQHDHDPNANIDEVQSWRSALTKAANFSGWASRDYRDDAKFIEGVVQDIFNQLLQFSKVFVSFRGEDTRKGFAAHLSKALHQNVLSTFRDVSADIKGDEFSSLFKVIQQSKISIVIFSEKYAYSRWCLDELVAILECADTNNQIVFPVFYGVDPSDVRKVKGHFGAFDRHMERYRYNKEKVTLWRYALARAANYPGFVRNNFKDDAELIEAIVQHTWRACRGFERILN
- the LOC137721138 gene encoding disease resistance protein RPV1-like, which gives rise to MAVSSFSSVSDDLRWKYDVFVSFRGEDTGRGFVSHLLRAFKQKSISTSVDAEDICRGDCLSEELRKRVQRSRLSIVVFSKNYASSRWCLRELVQMVEQVKMTGQVLVPVFHGVDPSDVRKARGAFCAAFARYDCEMEQEEVRTWRGALAAATDRFGWNIQDYRDDAELIEEIVQFVFNKLIGLSSFEGGWKYDVFLNFRGEDTRKSFSSHLYKALYQKRINTFMDDEELRKGNSLSELLKCIKQSRVSIVVFSEDYASSTWCLKELVQILKCMDEQNQIVIPVFYEVDPSQVCKPEAFTKHDRDSKVEKEEVQSWMSALTRATNLTLPRWDSRNYE